The Linepithema humile isolate Giens D197 chromosome 7, Lhum_UNIL_v1.0, whole genome shotgun sequence genome has a window encoding:
- the LOC105670074 gene encoding GMP reductase 1 isoform X2, with protein sequence MASNMDTVGTFDMAKALSKHGLFTTVHKYYSPDEWKNFATLNPDCIKNVAASSGTGNEDYERLTSILETVPELSFICLDVANGYSQHFVEYVRKVRARYPNHTIIAGNVVTGEMVEELILSGADIIKVGIGPGSVCTTRMKTGVGYPQLSAVIECADAAHGLKGHIIADGGCTCPGDLAKAFGAGADFVMAGGMFAGHDECGGEVIEKNGKKYKLFYGMSSSTAMKRHKGGVADYRSAEGKTVEVPYRGLVENTVLDILGGLRSACTYTGAERLRELPRRATFIRCTQQLNPMYGPPPDM encoded by the exons ATGGCCTCTAATATGGATACCGTTGGAACATTTGATATGGCGAAAGCTTTATCGAAG CATGGCCTTTTTACTACggttcataaatattatagccCAGATGAATGGAAAAATTTTGCTACACTAAATCCTGATTGCATAAAAAACGTCGCAGCCAGCTCAGGAACAGGAAACGAAGATTATGAACGACTTACAAGCATTTTGGAAACTGTCCCGGAATTGTCATTCATATGTTTAGATGTTGCAAACGGATATTCGCAACACTTCGTCGAATATGTGAGAAAAGTGAGGGCGCGATATCCAAATCACACTATAATT GCAGGAAATGTTGTGACAGGAGAAATGGTGGAGGAGCTAATACTTTCTGGAGCAGACATAATTAAAGTAGGAATCGGTCCGGGTTCTGTATGTACAACGCGAATGAAGACCGGCGTAGGCTATCCGCAATTGAGCGCCGTAATTGAATGTGCAGACGCAGCGCATGGCTTGAAGGGGCATATTATCGcc GATGGCGGCTGTACTTGTCCCGGAGATTTGGCGAAAGCATTTGGTGCCGGTGCGGACTTTGTTATGGCAGGTGGAATGTTCGCGGGCCACGACGAGTGTGGAGGCGAAGTTATAGAGAAAAATGGGAAGAAATACAAACTTTTTTATGGAATGTCCTCTAGTACAGCTATGAAAAGGCACAAGGGAGGAGTTGCAGATTATAG ATCTGCAGAGGGGAAGACTGTTGAAGTGCCTTATAGAGGTTTGGTCGAAAACACCGTGCTGGATATATTAGGTGGCTTAAGATCCGCTTGTACTTATACAGGAGCTGAGCGCCTGCGCGAATTACCGCGACGAGCGACATTTATACGTTGTACACAACAATTAAATCCTATGTACGGGCCTCCACCAGATATGTAA
- the LOC105670074 gene encoding GMP reductase 1 isoform X1, protein MPNIINDIKLDFKDVLLRPKRSTLKSRSDVDLFREITFRNSKQTYRGIPVMASNMDTVGTFDMAKALSKHGLFTTVHKYYSPDEWKNFATLNPDCIKNVAASSGTGNEDYERLTSILETVPELSFICLDVANGYSQHFVEYVRKVRARYPNHTIIAGNVVTGEMVEELILSGADIIKVGIGPGSVCTTRMKTGVGYPQLSAVIECADAAHGLKGHIIADGGCTCPGDLAKAFGAGADFVMAGGMFAGHDECGGEVIEKNGKKYKLFYGMSSSTAMKRHKGGVADYRSAEGKTVEVPYRGLVENTVLDILGGLRSACTYTGAERLRELPRRATFIRCTQQLNPMYGPPPDM, encoded by the exons ATGCCGAACATAATAAATGACATAAAGCTGGACTTTAAGGATGTGCTGTTACGCCCGAAGCGGAGCACGTTGAAGAGCAGATCCGAT gTAGATCTCTTTAGAGAAATCACATTTCGCAATTCTAAACAAACATATAGAGGAATTCCTGTAATGGCCTCTAATATGGATACCGTTGGAACATTTGATATGGCGAAAGCTTTATCGAAG CATGGCCTTTTTACTACggttcataaatattatagccCAGATGAATGGAAAAATTTTGCTACACTAAATCCTGATTGCATAAAAAACGTCGCAGCCAGCTCAGGAACAGGAAACGAAGATTATGAACGACTTACAAGCATTTTGGAAACTGTCCCGGAATTGTCATTCATATGTTTAGATGTTGCAAACGGATATTCGCAACACTTCGTCGAATATGTGAGAAAAGTGAGGGCGCGATATCCAAATCACACTATAATT GCAGGAAATGTTGTGACAGGAGAAATGGTGGAGGAGCTAATACTTTCTGGAGCAGACATAATTAAAGTAGGAATCGGTCCGGGTTCTGTATGTACAACGCGAATGAAGACCGGCGTAGGCTATCCGCAATTGAGCGCCGTAATTGAATGTGCAGACGCAGCGCATGGCTTGAAGGGGCATATTATCGcc GATGGCGGCTGTACTTGTCCCGGAGATTTGGCGAAAGCATTTGGTGCCGGTGCGGACTTTGTTATGGCAGGTGGAATGTTCGCGGGCCACGACGAGTGTGGAGGCGAAGTTATAGAGAAAAATGGGAAGAAATACAAACTTTTTTATGGAATGTCCTCTAGTACAGCTATGAAAAGGCACAAGGGAGGAGTTGCAGATTATAG ATCTGCAGAGGGGAAGACTGTTGAAGTGCCTTATAGAGGTTTGGTCGAAAACACCGTGCTGGATATATTAGGTGGCTTAAGATCCGCTTGTACTTATACAGGAGCTGAGCGCCTGCGCGAATTACCGCGACGAGCGACATTTATACGTTGTACACAACAATTAAATCCTATGTACGGGCCTCCACCAGATATGTAA